The Glycine soja cultivar W05 chromosome 19, ASM419377v2, whole genome shotgun sequence genomic sequence ACTCTGCGTAGTACAAGGTGCTCAGTGAAAAATTCCCATTCCATTCATGCCAACCAGCCGGAGCTATCAAACTATCCATGAAAGACTGCATATAAACAGTCCTTGAGTACTCCTTCTATGGCCTCCCAAGGAATGTTTCCACAGTACCAACCACGGGAGCCAGATCCTGTGCTGCTTTTATGGTCGCATTTTGTATGGAAATGCCAGTGTTTTGATTTGGATCAGTTCGACCTTGTGCAGTGATGGCATTGAATTGTCCACTCATGGGGAGGCGGGGATACATGTTGCAGTTTTGTAAAACAACAGCTGCATTTCCAAATATGAAGTCAACTGTGCCATATATGTCACATTCGCGATAAAACTGCCTCAGAGAATGCGTGTATAGTGTGTCTTGATACCCTTCAAAGCTACAGCTGTAGAAGGTGGACATATCCGCTCCATTTCTTACTGCAACTGCTTGGTGCTTGCTTGGCCCAGCTGTGTTGCGGAATGTTATGTTCATTGCCACAAATCCTTGTGCTACCACAGCTGCAAATTACCAAGAAACATGCTATGTTCAAGGACTAAGAAGAATATTCAAATTTAAGTGCATTCATGAACTagcaatatttattaattaaagatgTTATAAATGCTTGCCGAATGTGGCTGAGTTAAATGTTGTAAAGCCATCAACAACGTTGTGATCGCCAGTGATGATTGTCCGATTGATTCCATCTCCAATTAGCATCAAGAACTTCTTGCTTTTGGCTATAGATACGTACTCTTGATATACACCCTCGGCgataaaaataatgaagtaGCCATCGGTGGCAGCTGTGTTATTTGGTGCAGCAGCTATGGCATCATTGATAGTGATAAAGTTCCCGCTTCCATCCTTACTAACCACCACAATATCACTCACAAGTACGCTTTCATTATCATCCATTGTTTGAAGTAGTTTTTTCCCCTGGCCTCTCGCGGAATCATAAATGGCACGTACTTTGTTTGGCATCTTCAAGGGTAAACGTTCATTCTGGTGCTGCCATGATGTTGAAGTTTTGTTCTCAGAATCCCAGGCCTTGGTGAACAAATAAAGCGAGACACTGTCAAGCTTTGCATTTTCCGAGAGTTGGGAAGAAAGATCATTCTTCACTCTTGAATCTGAAGCTGAAGTTTGAAGGCCATCTAAACAAGTTTGTTGATTTGTCAAAACAGCACTAAGCAATGTGTGAACATCGCTGGCTTGAGAGGTGGGAAGAACATCGCTGGCTTTATCAACAGTGCCACGTGTTGTTGATAAGTATTCAAAGTTTAATTCAGCAAGGAATTGACAATCCTCAAGAGCACGAATTGTGGGTTGAGAATAAGAAGAAGGATGTTGAAGATATGAATACATGTTGTTCAAGAACTTACGAGACTGAGACAATGACTTTCGAACAGAAATGCGGCAATAGTCATATATGCTGCCATTTTGATTAGCAAGCACAGATTTGCAGTAAGAAGGGTCTAAGGTTGAGTAGCATATGGTTTCTGGTGGAACGGCTTCATGGTTATTATCAGCTATGGAAATGGATGTCAAGAAGGATAGCACAAGGGAAACACAGAGTATACGAAAGTACAAGCTATTGAAAGCCATAGAAATTGGTATTTTGGATGAAAGAATGAACAATTAAGAGTTATTAATGTAGCTTGAAGATTGGATGGATGATGGTGTGATCGATGCATAGATAATCGGGCTTCTTATATAGGGCTGGGTGACGATTTTGTCTCATTAAATGATTAGAGTTAATGTGGACTTGAAGGAATTTTCGTTGCCTACATGATGTTGATGTCGTGGCTACCATTAACGTAGTCAACAGCTTCCAATTGAACCGCTATACatataatgaaatatttgatttagaATTTAGGATGAACATTCATTAAGTTTAACGTATATATCGTGCATGTATGCAAATATATTCACTGGaattatgtttatttgtttaaattggTAGCAGGATTTTTTTGGTACGTGACTTATATGATAACGCATTAATTTGATATGATTTTAAACTTGTCAACGGTGGGGTAGGTTCCCAGCAATCACAAGACAcgggaaaacaaaataatggaATAGCCAAACGAATGGATTATTATTTGACCAAGATCTGATAGCATTGTATTGTCTTGTAGTTATATAcgatttccttttaaaaaaaaagttatatatgatTGAAACTGAAAGTCAAACTTTTGGTGAGTGTTACAACATTGGAAACAGAATAATGATTGAAGATTCTTAGGAATGTATGTGGTCAGATATTTTCCCTCCTGCTGCATAGCTAAATATGTTATAacgataaaatataattaaagtgGAATACAATAATAGCTCAAATATCTTTTTCTAGCTTCTTCTTGGTTTATATCGTAACACGCGTCTACCAACCAATGCCGCTGCACATTATAGTTGGAGGATTggtataaacaaattaattaatcttaCAGATatgatctttattttttttaatttttaattatatttttagtttttattgatGAAGAAAATTCGCACTTTAATAATTTAGTtagaattttgattaaaaagaatcaaaggattaaagagaaatgaattactcctaaATACACCTACACCCTTCTCATTGAAATATTACACTTCTCTTGCTTTTTACGCTATATTCTTACATAATGTTGAGGCTCattgttttaacaaaatattttgtattaaatttacGTACAGACTACACATCTAGTAGGCTAGGCTAGTACGtacacttaaaaataataatataatttttttgagtaataataatataaaaataagagtcGTGTAAGTGAtaatgtaattttgtaattaaaaagatGTAAATGTAATTAAGGGAGGTTAGGATTGACGAGAAGAAGAAGTGCAGACTGACGAGAAGACTACATCGTCTGCACTTCTTCTTCTCGTCAATCCTTACCTCAAATCGGAGCCTGCCGGGATTCCAGATTTCACTTCCTCGCTACGGCGACAAGCAATGGTGCGTCCTCCATGCCGAGATCATTCCTCCACAACCTCCTTCATCCTATCTTCATCAGTCCTCGATCAGATCAGGAATTAATTTCTCTCACAGCACCGCATCGAGCTCTCACCGTCGAGGATTTGCGGCTTGGTGAGGTGTGTCCTCGTGCCGGTATCACCGGGAGCCGACGTGTTTGATTATCGGAGATCGGCAATTTGTAGTGTCGGCGGATGAGTCAGAGGGAGCTTGACCCTAAACACCGTTTAATcgagaaaaaaaatttgagagTTTCTAGTGACCCAATAATTTAGGgttttgatattattaattttttaatcaattaaattacatgttatctttttattaattatttttttttttaaattttaaaatatgattaaagataattttagaaatttaaaacgtatttttttaattcctttcagcactttttataaaatttatgtttaagaaacaataaaaaaaaatataaacctaAATCCCaaaagatttttataaaaaagtgttGAAAGTAACTAAAGATTTTAAAGTTTAGACttcaaaaattatctttaattatatttttaatttataaaatttataatttttaaaaagtttcaaaaataattaaggactaatttttaaaaaaatatgtaatttgattggttaaaaaattaatagtacCAAAATCCTCATATTATTGAAACACTATGTATAGaaactttcaaatttttaaaaaaatgcatgtttatcttttagaaaatttaGTGAATATGCTATTCTATTAGTCTTCATTCttctcttcaaaaaaaaaaaaaaaatcttcattcTTCAAGCTTAGAACTCTATATATCCTTTTAGTAAGATAACTTGCGATTGGTGATATACTGCATGCATGTTTCGGAAACATTAATCCAGGTCataagtgtttttattttttataaattatcttgaaaaacagaaaaaaagttgataagaaaaactatttattttattaaactaaCAATTGGAATGCCTACTGATATGACGAATTTAAAGCAACCCATCATGCTAACCTGGGGCGACACACGCCCAATGCTCGGATCGGACAAATTCAAACTGGTGATAGTATTTTGTAAGTTACCGAAAGTCACTAATGCTGCGTCTAGCTATctttgaaaactaaaaagataGATTTAATTCGTGTAaatattattcataaagagtcaattacaATCTTACAATATAGAGTGGCAGTgcatttaatcatttataataaattacaatAGAGAACCACGTGCACCAGCATTAAAAGAATTGTTAAGCAACTTTGCTCATATTATACGTAACCAGCTAGCTTGTAACTTTTGACTATATCAATCCACTAATGTATGGAACTCCAGTTTGAGGCAGCCAATTATCTCCGTCCAAGAAGTTAGACACGGTAAAATTAGCCGCATCAGTAGCATTGATAACATGATAACCAGGCCACGTCACTCTGTTTGTGGTGTTTGAACCAGGTCCCGTATTATTATATTCTGCATAGTACAAGGTGCTTAGGGCAAAATCTCCACTCCATTCACGCCAACCAGAAGGATTTATGAAACTGTCCATGAAAGACTGCATATAAACCGTTCTTGAGTACTCTTTCCATGGTCTCCCAAGGTACGTTTTCACAATGCCAACTGAAGGAGCCAAATCAGCAGCAGGTTTTATAGTGGCATTATGTATGGAAGTGCCTGTGTTTTGATTTGGGTCTGTTCTGCCTTGTGCTGTGATGGCATTGAATTGTCCACTCATGGGAAGGCGGGGATATAGGTTACATGTTTGGAGAACAACAGCAGCATTTCCAAATATGAAGTCAACGGTGCCGTAGATGTCACATTCACGGTAAAATTGTCTAAGGGAATGCGTGTACAAGGTGTCTTGATACCCTTCAAAGCTGCAGCTGTAGAAGGTGGACATATCAGCTCCGTTTCTCACTGCAACTGCTTGGTGCTTACTTGGCCCAGCAGTGTTTCGGAATGTTATGTTAACTGCTACAAACCCTTGTGCGACCACAGCTACAAGTGCACATAAAATTATACATGTAAGAAGATGCTCTCCAAATTTATAAATCAAAAGAGGGTtgtataagttgatttttaTGCTATCTTAGCATGTTTGGttctaaataatcatttttttttcattaagaaaatctataaaaattaaatatattttaaaaacaaactatTATATCTTGAAAATAAGTTGAATTAAACGTGGTAAGATATATTTTGCTCACCAAATGTTGCTGAGTTGAATGTTGTGAAATTATCGACAACATTGTGATCACCGGTGATAATCGTTTGATTGATCCCATCTCCAACCATCATCaagttctttttgtttttagctATGGATATATATTCTTGATACACACCTTGAgtgacaaaaattaaaaagtagccATCACTAGCAACTGTGTTATTTGGCGCAGCTGCTATGGCATCATTGATAGTGGTGAAGTTTCCGCTTCCATCCTGGCTAACAACCACAATGTCCCTAACCAACACACTTTGGCTGTTATCTTGAAGTAGTTTTCTCCCGTGACCTCTAGCAGAATCATAAATGGCACGTACACGGTTTGACATCTTCAATGGTAAACGAC encodes the following:
- the LOC114399715 gene encoding probable pectinesterase/pectinesterase inhibitor 20; translated protein: MAFKNLSALTLCVSLVLPFLTPISIAANNRAVVPPETICNSTVNPSFCKTVLVNQNGSIVDYGRISVRKSLSQSRKFLNSVNSFLQGKSTLSLPTIRALEDCQFLAELNFEYLSNALDAVDKVSNVLPTNQAEDQQTLLSAVLTNEETCLEGLQQTTTSDQRVKSDLISSLSNDKKLHSVSLGLFTKGWVPEKKISTSWKTNGRHLGFRNGRLPLKMSNRVRAIYDSARGHGRKLLQDNSQSVLVRDIVVVSQDGSGNFTTINDAIAAAPNNTVASDGYFLIFVTQGVYQEYISIAKNKKNLMMVGDGINQTIITGDHNVVDNFTTFNSATFAVVAQGFVAVNITFRNTAGPSKHQAVAVRNGADMSTFYSCSFEGYQDTLYTHSLRQFYRECDIYGTVDFIFGNAAVVLQTCNLYPRLPMSGQFNAITAQGRTDPNQNTGTSIHNATIKPAADLAPSVGIVKTYLGRPWKEYSRTVYMQSFMDSFINPSGWREWSGDFALSTLYYAEYNNTGPGSNTTNRVTWPGYHVINATDAANFTVSNFLDGDNWLPQTGVPYISGLI
- the LOC114399763 gene encoding probable pectinesterase/pectinesterase inhibitor 41, whose protein sequence is MAFNSLYFRILCVSLVLSFLTSISIADNNHEAVPPETICYSTLDPSYCKSVLANQNGSIYDYCRISVRKSLSQSRKFLNNMYSYLQHPSSYSQPTIRALEDCQFLAELNFEYLSTTRGTVDKASDVLPTSQASDVHTLLSAVLTNQQTCLDGLQTSASDSRVKNDLSSQLSENAKLDSVSLYLFTKAWDSENKTSTSWQHQNERLPLKMPNKVRAIYDSARGQGKKLLQTMDDNESVLVSDIVVVSKDGSGNFITINDAIAAAPNNTAATDGYFIIFIAEGVYQEYVSIAKSKKFLMLIGDGINRTIITGDHNVVDGFTTFNSATFAVVAQGFVAMNITFRNTAGPSKHQAVAVRNGADMSTFYSCSFEGYQDTLYTHSLRQFYRECDIYGTVDFIFGNAAVVLQNCNMYPRLPMSGQFNAITAQGRTDPNQNTGISIQNATIKAAQDLAPVVGTVETFLGRP